The Vagococcus sp. CY52-2 DNA segment AATTCTAGCTCTTTCCATTTGTCACTTTCAGATTCTGGAAAATTAGTTTGGACACTAAAAAACAAGCTATAACGAGTTCTAAGCGCACTCTCGAACTTTCGTTGGAAAGATAACGCTAGATTACTCATAGCTTGTAATTTATAGGCTAATGCAGTACCAGAAGTTGACGCCCCGAATTTCTCGTCTGAAATATCTGCTACCATTGATGTTTTAAAAATTAATCGTTCGATACGATCCAAATAGTTTTCTGTCATTTGGTCACTATCGGGTTTATCTAAGAATTTAACGACGGCTTTCTCTGAACCCTCACCACTTGCGTTAATCGTTCTTGTATCTCTCATAGTCGTCATTGTTTGTTCGTCAATAGGTAATCCAAGCATTAACATATAACTATCACTAAAATATTCCACGTCATTCGCTTTCTCTGACAATGCTTTATTGTAGTTATTAATCAACGAACGTGTGCCCTCGAATATTCCAATACGTTCTTCATTAAAGTAAAACTCGTACACTGGTAAATCATCATATATGTTTTCTGTTTCTTCGATGTAACCAATCTTATCCGTTCCATCTTGCGTTTTAAACGTATACTCACATTCTTTCGTGTAAACAGCACCAGATAATACGCCATCATCATCTACGCTATAACTCACCGCAAACAATCGTTCTTGCGCTACTGTGTCGTCATAAACAATGAACATATTTTCTGGACTAACATAAGTAACTCGTGTCTGCGTTTCTTCATCTTGATACATCAATTCATAAGCACGACCATAAACGCATGCTAGTTTAGCTAACTCATGTTCAGTGTCCTCAATGTCATTTGTGCTTTCGAACAACTCAACCTTTTCTGCTATTGGTTTATCGGGATGTGATTTTTTTACTGGTATACCGTTAAAATATCCCGTAAACGTGTCTACGATATATTTAGGAAACCCAACAGCCAATCTAACATCTGGCTTGTACTGTGCTTTTGCTTGTTGCTTGTAAATTTGCATGTAACCTTTATACATATTCATTAATTCTTGGTAACGCGGTAACTCTGCTTGGTGTTTTTGTATAAATTCTTTTACAACGTCTGAAGTGATTTCTTTATCCTTATCGAACGTCATAATTTTCGGTGGTTTAAAATATTCCAATTACAATCCTCCTTTGAAAAATTGTACTTTAATCTGTCCTTTGCCGTTTATTGCTTCTACGGCGTATCTAGTTGCATCTATAACGTGGTTATATGAATCAATCGGTCTATTAGTATATTCGTTTGTCTTGCTGTCTTTAAGCCAGGTATAGTTTTCTAACTCCTCAATCAACTTCACACAACGTTCATCAACCACAAAATCATATTGCTGCAGGAAGTTAATCCCTTGAATGATTGAATCGGGACCCTTTTTAGCTGGTTTAATTCGTTCAATACCATTTCTACGCATTTCCTCAATAGATTTCTTTTCAGCAGAATCAGCAGTGATAACTTCTTTTGAATAGCCTAAAGTTTTAATCGTTTCTGCTAACTCGTTGTTCAACATCCCTTTTTTAACGTATTCCTCAATGAAATAAATCGTTTTGTTGTCTTCATCTATTTTTAAGTGAATAAAAGCAGACGGGTCATTAACGAAACCAAAATCGACGCCAAAATATGACGGTAGATGAGATAGTTCATCTTTATTCAATAATCTACGTTCATACTTAGGGAAAATAAGCTTATCTAACGTAGCAAACTCGCCAAGTGCATATATTTTGTAGTAAGCCTCATTACGTTGTGCTAAAAGTTCTATATTTTGCTTTGTACGTTCATCTAAGAAACGATTGTGTTTATATGTCGTTTGATAAACTTTTGCGTCTGGTTGCTTATTAATGAAGAAATACGAATAAACCCAATTCACTTTAGAAACTGGGTTAAACATCATGTATATTTGTTTGTCTTTATGCTTTTTCTCACGAGTTCTAAGTGTTAACTGTGTGTAATCATCAAGTGTGAATTCTGTCGCTTCTTCCATCACAACGTCCGAAACACCTTTAATAGACTTAATCTTTTCAGGGTTGTCCATCCCTTTAAAAATAAACTGTGCTTTATTAGGTAGTTCAATACGTCTGTCAGTCATGTTAACTTTGCAATGCTCTAATATCTGGAACGACGACAAACATTCTAAAACATCTTGAAAAATAGATTCTTTAATCGTTGACGCTACTTTTCTAAGCCACAGAACACGTCTAGGATGCTCCCAATTCTGCAATGACTTAAGCACGACCTTTTGTACTACGCCGTGCGATTTACCACTACTAGCACCGCCATAATGAACTTCAGTAGGGTAGGAGTAATCAAACAAGCAATCGTATATATAATCATTAAATACTGTTTCGGGTTTTGGTATAGATATATTAATCGTCATCTTTATCACCAATCACAATATTAATGTCAGTGTTTTTTAAGTCCACATCACGTTTTTCGGTGAACACGCCATTTATCTTATAAAAATGTTCTAGCGCTTGATTACGTTCTTTAGAACTAGCTGAATGTTGATGCAATTCTTCAGATAACACTTCTTGTGTTTCTGGATCAAGTTCTCTAGATACATAAATTTGCGGTTCACCTCTTGCAATTGACGATGTAATAGCCAACGCTTCTTCCATTGTTAAATGTTTTTCTGTTTGGATTTGTTTTAACTTTTCTTTGATATATTCCGATACACTTCCACCTTTATCCACCAGTTTTTCTTTTGCATTCTTAGCATAGTTTTCTGTATAGCCTGCCCTTATCGCTGATTGATATGCGTTGCCTGTGATGATGTACTCATCAGCAAACGCTTGTTGTCGTTGATTTAACTCACTCACTTTCCATCACCACCTTTCTACCAGCTAACTTTAATCGCATTCGGAAACTTATCACTATCTTCTACTGTGTAACCTGCTTTGTTTAATTCTTCTGCGATTTGTTCTTTCAATTCACCTGAATCAATTACCACAAATTTATCGCCTTTGCCTAGAACATTTTCTTTGTACTGATTTTTAATCGTTTCGTTAATCTGTTTTAACTTCTCGTCTAACACTTCTTTTTTAAAATCGCTGTTCAATTCTTCTAACGTTGTTAAACCCATTGCTATTCCTCCTTGTTATAATGTGACACGCACCAGTCTAAAAGCTCATCTGCTTTTGTTTTTGTGTAATTTTCGCCATACGCTAATAAAGTAATTTGTTCTTCATCAAAATCTTCTACAATATCAATTAAAAATACTGGTTCTTTAATATCGTTGTAATCTCGTTCAATAGTTCTTTTTACTAAATTTAAATAATCTTTATCTTCATGAATTACTACTTTACGTTTATACATGTGTTACCTCCTACGCATAATAAAAACGCATTAACTAATAATAATTAATGCATCAAACGAACATCTTACTTAACAACCCTTTTTTTAATTGTTTTATATTTTCTACTTCGCTTTCTTTTTCTTTATACCTATTATCCATTTGCCGCACTATTTTAGCTATAGTGACTTGCTCCACATACCCGTGAAGCTGTATAGGAAAATTTGCTATTTCTTTTTCTTGTATATTTATACCAGTAGAATATTTATTAATAAACTCATTTATGTTCCTTTGTAGAATTATATTGAAATAATATCTATCAATACCAGCTTGCGGAATTATAACGACGTCTTTGCTTTTTATTGTTCCTGGCTCGTATAAAAAACCTATTTGCCCTCTTGTTGCAGAAATTTGAATGTAAGAACTGCCAGCTGGATAGACTTTACCTTTTTTAGCTCTTTCGAAATCTGCCACATCTTCTAACTTAACTTCTAAATATGTATTGATATCTATCATAATAAGCTCAACTGCTCCCCTTTATATGTTTTCTTTCTTGGGAAATGGTTATTTCTTTGATAAAAATAATTAGACAGACCGTCTATTTCTTCTTGTACGCTTGAATTTACATCTGAACTCACTAACTCTGACAACATAGACGCTAATTCAATTTCGCTCTCCCTAATTTTCTTATCTATTTCTTGCAACTCATTTAAGTTTTTTGTTAAATCTATTGGTTCTTCTTCTTCAAATGTATCAACATAACGCGGTATATTTAAGTTAAAGTCATTTTCTAGGATTTCATCAAACGTTATTACATTGCTAAATTTATCAACTATTTCCCTTTCATGGTAAATGCTTAGTATTTTGTTCACATTGTCTTGCTCTATTACGTTGTAGCTTCCACTTTTTACGCACTCTTTAGAAGCGTCAATGAACAACACATCTTTATTACATCTATTTTTTTTCAATACAAGTATTACTGTAGGTATATCAGTTGCTATAAATGCTTTTGGTGGTAAACCTATAACAGCATCTATGTAATTAAGTTCCAATAATTTTTGTCTTATTTTCCCTTCTGCTGCCCCTCTAAAGAGAACACCGTGCGGTAAAATTATGGACATAACTCCGTTTTCTTTTAACATGTGTAACCCTTGTAGTAAAAACGCATAATCTGCTTTTGCTTTCGGAGCTAACACTTCATAATCTTTGAACCTATCTTCTTGCAGCCTCTCTTTTTTAGCATCCCACGGTATTGAATAAGGCGGGTTCATGATAGTTGTTTCAGCATTAATTTCAGGTATTTCGCTTATTTTTTCTATATCGGAATAGATATCACTCTTAGACAGCTTATAAATACTTTTAGCTTCTCTTGTCAAAGAGTCACCATGAAAAACTGTAGCGTCAACATTCCTTATCGCAAGATTGAATAATAAAAATGGCATCGCTCTATCAGAAAACTCCTCACAATAGAATGACGCATCTTTATTTTCTGAATATCGCTTAATCGTTAAGCCACCAGTTCCCGCGCATATATCAGCATTTGAGTCAACTGGACCTAAAACGCCGCTTGCTATTTTTATTATTCCATCAGGCGTAAAATCTTGTTTTTTCCCTTTCCGGTCAGAATGCTCTGCTTGAAAATATTCCGTAAACCAATCGTATGACAAGTCGCTTTCTTTTTTTAAAAAACGATTAAATAAATCTTCTCTAACTTCTTTTTGTTCTAATATTTCTGATAATTTATACGAAGCGTGAAAACTCTCATCTACGCCTATTAAATTGTTTATATCGCTTATTGATAGCATAATCACACCTCTTTACATACATAATAAAAACGCATAACCCTTTGACAGATTATGCGTTATAAAAATAAAAAAATAGCAAGAAAAAAGTTTCCTCTTAGTCTTGGCGGACGAGAAAATTAGCATATCGCTAAACAGATAGAACCTAAAAGGAGAAAATATAAAATGAATTAACTGTAATAAAATTTTTCGTAGGTTCTATCAGTTTAACAAGCGACTGTAAAACGTTGGAGGCGAAAACAGTCGCATTGCTAAATTTTCTATACTATAAATATAATTCATTTGACATCGGACATGTTGCTGAATTAGTCCGATTTAAACTAATTTTCCTGTTTCATACGCATATGTCTCTAAAATTTTATATCGCCATTCGTAAATAGTTGACTTAGAGACATACTCACGTTCTGCTACTTCCGACCATTTTAAATATGAGTATTCACCCCACATGTATTTTTCAACGATATGTTTCAGCTCATTCGATAACTTGCTAAATGCGTTCTCTATCGCTTGATTTTTTAAATAATTTATTTGGTACGGTATGCTTTCGTCTTTAAATATTAGATCGTTCAACGCTTTCTCATTACGTCCTCCGCTACCTTTTACCCAAAAGTTTGCATCATCTTCTTTCCACGCACGTCCTAACATAATCGTTGCCATGTTAACTTGAAACTGTCTATGTTTACGGAACTCTAATTCTAATGACTTTAATTCAGCGTCGTCTAATAATTTAACTGCCAATAGCTATCCCTCCTGTTTCATCAGCCACATAGCTTGCATAATACAATAAGTAGCCATATCAAATAGTGTGTCGATTTTACTTTCGTCTACCACATTCGCTTTATTTTTAGATAAGTTTTTAGCACGATTAAACTTATCGCCTATTCTAACTACTCCAGCAACTTCCCCGAACTCATCTAATGATTGCTCGAATGAATTGCCGTAATCTGCGTTTTTAGCTAGATACGTTTGTTCTAATTCCTGGATAATTTTGTGGAAAAGTTCTTCGTTGTTTTCACTAATAGATTCTATTATGTCTTTTACATTGTCATGTGGTTCCATGTTAATACCCCTCTCTCAACCTCTTATAATTAATCTCGTTTTTCTCGTAGTACGCTTGTTCAAGTTCTTCTGTAGTGACGCCTAAATTTTTAGTGTAACTTAGAAAAATATCAATCAATGAAGTTACGTTTGCTTCTTTAAAAAAGATATCGTCATTAACAGTTGTTCGCAGGTGTTGTATTTGAGCATTCAAGTCTAAAAACAATTCATCATTTGTTGTTTCAAATTCAAAATCGCTATGAATTTCAACCTCTAACTGATTCGCTAAACTTAATATAAAATGCAATGCGTCTGAACATTCTTCGACTAGCGTTAATTTGTGTGCTTGTTGACGAGTGAGTTTCTCGTTATTACTCCCTAATCTGTCAAAATAATAAATTTCTTTAAAATATGGACTTTTACATTCGTAAAATCTCTTTTCGTCAACTTTCCCCTTGTTATCCTTCCAGAACTTAAAATGTTCTGAACAATTCGCTATCTCTGCTATTTCAACATCTAAAGAAACTAATGTTTGGTTAAATCGCTCCTCTGCTGTCATTTCTGGTTTCTCTGATAAAATAGCGTTATCTAGTTCTTCCTGCATTGTTTGTAGTTTTTTGAAGTTCATTTGTCGGTCTCCTTTAAAATTCTGCCACAAATAGGACAGTAGTTAATAGTAAAACTAACGTAATGTAAATCTGATTTTTTCCTATAGCTTGTCATTTGATAATCTTCGTTAGCTTTTTCAATAAATGTATGATCTCCGTTTTCAAAAACTTGAATTGGTTCATCTGCCACATTGTCATTATTCATAGTGCAATACTTACACATATTATTAACCTCCTACTTTTTATCACTGAAATGGCTAATATCACTCTTAGCTTGTAAATACCCTATTTTTTCACTAATTCCGTATGGATTGTCTGGAAAATCATGTGTTTTCATTTTATCGTCTAAGTATTCAAGCATTTTCAGCGTGTAATTTGTATCATTTCCAATTTTTGAAGCAAAATATCCTAATAAATAAAATAAAACACTTGTTATAATCAATGTAACTTCTTCCATGTTAATCACACTCCACTTTCACTAATCGTCTAGCATTATCTGACGTTCTATTTATCCATGTTGGAGTAGCGTAGAATTTAACGCTATCGACTTTTATTTTTAACTTACTTGCAATTTCTTCTAACGTTCCAAACGCTATTTCTTTATCACCTTTATACACTGAATACATTTAATCACTTCACTTTCAAACACTTATTTTTAAATACATATCCCTCATTTTCCAACTTAGCTCGTAATCCCGCTTCTGTCCGATTTATCTTTTGCGCTGCTGCGGATAAGCTAACACCTTTTTCTAACAACGTAATAGCAATTTTTATATCCGTTTCGCTATACTTATTACTCTTATGTGTAGTTATCGGTGTATTATCCAACCCCAAATCATAAATTTTTCTTTTGATCGCTGCATGATTTCGATTGATTCGTTTCGATATATCTGAATAAGTATATTTATCAGCTTTTAGCATTCGTTTAAGTTCTGCTATTTCCCACGATGCCCATCGTCTTCTTTTATCAGTTCTTGCGACATTATTCTTTCGTGCTATCTCAACCCATTTAGGCTCTTTCCCCATCGAGAAATAAGGGAAGTCATTCCAGTCTATTCTCCCCTTATTTTGTTCTGCCCATTTCCAAAAACCGTCTAAACTAACCGTTCTATATTTCTCTTTCTTTCTTGCAGGAAATTGACAATGCTTTATCCAGTATTCGACAGACGACCTGTTTATGTTCGTGTAATAACAAAAATCTGCCACTGTAACACTAGAAGCAACATCATTTTTTCTAAGTCCCATTTTTTGCGCCTTATTAGTTACTGAACCGACATTTCTACCAAGTTTTCTTGCTATTGCTTCATCTTTTGAAATACCGTATTTATCTTTTAAATAATCAGTTTCTTCAGTCGTCCACTGACGTCGCATTTTTATACCTCCAATTTATTCATCACTAAACTCTTAACTGAACACCCGTAAAAATCACACAATAGTTCATCAAAATATTGAATCGTCTTAACCGTTATAATTCGTTTCCCATTTCGAAGTTCTCTAACAGTGCTTCGTTCTGTTTTAAGTTCTCTACTTAACTTACTGTTATCTGTTTTTGTTTTTAGCATGAATTGGTTTAAGTTATGACTGAAGTTATCAATCACATCATTTCGATTATCCAATTCACTAATAAATTCATACGCTTCTCTGTAATCTTTATTTTTATCAGCTAGTTCTTTAATCGCCTCTAATTCATTCTGTAAGCTAACAACTCGCTCTTTGTAATTCTTTAAATCATGATTTATTGTTTTACAGCTTACTTTGCTTTTATATTCTTCATATCTGTTTCTAACCCTAACAACTTCCGATTCACTTGCTCTCAATTCACTCTTAAACCGGTCTAAATCTTCCGTAGCACGTTCATATTTACGCGTCGTATCTCTTGCACTCAATTTAGCTGCATCACGCTCACGTGTTAATATATCGACTTGTCCTTTAAACTCTTGAATTGTCTTTTCGTAGTTCGTAATATTTAACGCTAGCTCATTCGCTAGTTCGTTACGTTTCTTTTTAGTTAGTAAAATCATTAGTTTTCCTCCTTCACTTCACAGTCACTCTAACTGCTTGAAATTCATAATAACCACGCTTCGTTCTAATTAATTGACCTGTTTCAACTAATCTTGATAGTTGACCAACTGCTTCATTACCAACTTTTTCTCCAATTTCTTTAGTCGTAGCACCATTATTTTCTCTAACAAAAGTTACTACTTTATCTCTTATCGCTATTCCCCATGCCGTTTGTGAGTTCATTATTATTCCTCCAACTCTTTTAAATATCTAGTAACTTCATAACCTCTTGATTTTTTATCGTTTCGAACCATAAAAGTCACATAAGAAGCATTAATTCCGATTATCTCTGCTACTTTATACGTTGACCCAACACGTGCAACTTCTTTTCCGCCTTTACTCACGATGTAAATATATTTACCTTTACAACCACCCGACGGTTCACGTTGAGCTAAACCTTTTTTAGGCTTAATCACTTTGGCGTTTTTGCGTTTATCTCTTCCAATCTCATTACGCAATTTTTTAATCTCTTTGCACGTTTTACAACTCTTCACATTGCATTTATTCGGTTCGCCATGCTTATCAACTAAATAAATTATTTTGTTTGCTTTTATGATTAAGTCAGACATTGTTGTCACCTAACACGATTTTTAACGCTTGTTCTGGACTTCTCGCAACTCCTGCAATCAATCCATATTTTTTCATGCGATCAATAAATATTTTCTGTGCGTCCCTAACCGTTCCTTTCGCATTTTTCACTTCAATAAAAAATATTTTTCCGTCAGATAAACGACAACCCATTAAATCTGTAAAACCTTTCGGCAGTCCTGTATCAAACCATCGACCGTCTTTCATCTGAACTTTTCCCACATTTGTTCTAAATACCAAACAATTATTTTTACCTAGTGCCAATCTAATCTCATTTTGAATCTCGTGTTCCGATTTCAATAAACACACCTCGTTTTTAAAAATTAGGGAGGGTACCCTCCCTGTCGTTCGTCCTTACTCTCCCAACGGATTAAGACATTTTAATTAATGATTAGGGAGGGTTTGAACGAAATTCCTATACTTTTATATATTTTTACTAATATTATTTTTATTATTAAAGTTATATTTAACTATCCCTACTATCCCTAAAAAGAATAAATAAATATATAAATATAGATATAATAAGGGTTTTCGACAGGGAGGGTTGAAATCAAAACTATCCCTAAACCCTCCCCGAACTATCCCTAAAGTATCTGACGGATATTATCGAATGCTCTTGCAGTCAATTTAATCCCCTCATATACCATGACACCGTTCGACTTTTTCTTGTTATACCTTTTACTTACTTCTTTACCGAATTTCGTATTACTAAAATCATGCTCATTATTTTCTTTCGCCCATTCACGATAAGCATTAAACAGCTCGCTAGCCTTAATTTTGTAATCTGGACCAGTTTCGCACTGTTCGTCAATAAATCGAGATATAACATCCATTTCTTGTCTATATTCTTTACTCGCTTCATAAACTGCTTTCGGTTGCTTTAATCCCTCTCTCTGCCACATTAAACAACCAGTAATGCACCAATTTAGTATGCCGACCATTTCACTTCTTAATTTATGTGGTAGATTTTTATCAACTTTATGATCTGGAATTTGTACTGTGAAAGGAATTAAATTTAAACGTCGCCAAATTCCATCGTCTGTTCCTCGTATAATAGGTTTGTGGTTAGTCGCTAGCCATAATTTAAACTCTGGTTCGAACTCGAATTCTTTACCGTATAAATGTCTAGCTGTTACTTTATCGCCACCAGTCAACTGTTTAACAAGACCTTCATCAAGCCTTACTCCTTCGTTAGGTTCTGAACTGGTAACTAACCTAGCACCTTTTAAGCGTGCGATATCTGAATTGGCGTTACTAGAATTTTGTTTAACCATGATTGTTTGCGCCTGCATCGTCATGGCATAACTACCCATGATTTCAGATATAATATCTAAAAATACAGACTTACCGTTTCGACCGTTACCGAAAAGAATAAACATTGATTGTTCTCTCGTGGACCCAGTTAGCGAGTAACCGACTGCTTTTTGTATGTAATGAATTAATTCTTCATCGTGTGCGAATATCTCACTAATAAATTCTTCCCATTGTGGGCAATCAATCGTGTCTGTGTATTCAACTGTTGAAATTCGTGTAAATAATTTATCTATTTCGTGGTCGAATAACTTGCCATCAGTTAAAGACAAGTAACCATTTTGCGTATTAAATAATGTTTTATCTTTATCAAATTCTTCTGGAAGAACTGCCAAGCGATGTTTTACTTCGTCCATCATAGCGTTCTTACCTGCGTTACCTCGTGAACGTTTAACGTGTTTATCCCACGCTTTTAAAATATTGTTTTTAGTATCTTCATCCATATCTTCCGATAATTCGATTGGCTCATTCTTCATGATTTCAACAGTCGTATCAATCATTTTTCTAACTTCACCAGTTAGATCCTCCTGCCACACTTTACCGTTGTAGTAATACCAAACTTTATTAATGTATGAGTATTTAACTAAGCTACCGTATATATCACAAAACCTATCCGCATTACCTGTATCATCGTAGGAATAAAACTTTCGTTCTTTCGGTTTATCTTCCTGGTCTTTAATATAAATCTTAAAATCAGTTTTTTGTTTCGGATTGTAGATTGAACTTGTTTCGTGAATTGCTTTATCTAACAATGCTTGACCGTATGTTTTCGGTCCTCGTTTTTCATCGTATTTATCACGGTACATTGCTGAATTTCTAAAAATTTCATCCATTTTAGAAAAATCTCTACCGCACCAAAACGCTAAATCGTTCGCAAATGCTAAATCCGCTTCTGACTGCGAATCATAAAACGATTCCCAACCACCGTCTAAAAACACTTGGAATCTGTTACCTTGTTTTGATTGCTTTGCTTTTTCGATGATTTCATCTACAGATAAATCAATTGTGGGCATATCTTTATCACGATTAAACTCGATAACTTTAGATTCACCTATGTAACGCTTGTATAAGCGTTCTACGGTCGTTTTCTTTGGTTCTGATATAGTTTTATACTCGCTTGCTATATTGCCTGTCATGACGAAGAAACGACCGTTATTGTATATCTCGACATCGCCTTTACGTCTGCGTCCTTCTGGCAATTCTCCTTTAGCGATAATATGAATACCTGTACCAGATTGTGAGTATTCCGAATATGATTTCATTGATTCGATAAACTCATAAATCATGTTGCTTTCAATGTCGCCTGTTAAATATCGTTGTATTTCTCCCTCTGCATTATCAATGTCAATTCCGAAGTACGGAGGTTTAAAGAAGAAACCTAAACCTGTACCGCCATATAAATGAATGGCAGAGAGTGCAGTCTGATAATCAGACCACGTACTCTCATCATTCGATTTAGCATGTTGACCAGTGTATGCATTGAAAGGAACTTTAGTATTTTTTTGACGTTTCTCATCCCAAACGAGTTTATAAATACACCAATGTTTGAGATTTTTTAATTCGTCTGGAATATGTTCGTACATGTTAATTGCCCCTTAAATTTATTTAGAATGGAAGATCATCTTCTTGAAGTTCAACTGTAGCTGATGCTGATCTTCCAAAACTTGGTTCATCACCTTTTTTGAATTGATGATTTAACACGCCTTGAACGCTTGATTTTTCCCAACGTTTCACATTCACGTTTTCGTAAGTTTTACCGTATATTCTGATGTTTCATTTTTAATTGTTACTTTTACTGGTTTAAGCACAAAGTCTGCTAGTAGTTCATC contains these protein-coding regions:
- a CDS encoding restriction endonuclease subunit S, yielding MIDINTYLEVKLEDVADFERAKKGKVYPAGSSYIQISATRGQIGFLYEPGTIKSKDVVIIPQAGIDRYYFNIILQRNINEFINKYSTGINIQEKEIANFPIQLHGYVEQVTIAKIVRQMDNRYKEKESEVENIKQLKKGLLSKMFV
- a CDS encoding phage portal protein, with the protein product MTFDKDKEITSDVVKEFIQKHQAELPRYQELMNMYKGYMQIYKQQAKAQYKPDVRLAVGFPKYIVDTFTGYFNGIPVKKSHPDKPIAEKVELFESTNDIEDTEHELAKLACVYGRAYELMYQDEETQTRVTYVSPENMFIVYDDTVAQERLFAVSYSVDDDGVLSGAVYTKECEYTFKTQDGTDKIGYIEETENIYDDLPVYEFYFNEERIGIFEGTRSLINNYNKALSEKANDVEYFSDSYMLMLGLPIDEQTMTTMRDTRTINASGEGSEKAVVKFLDKPDSDQMTENYLDRIERLIFKTSMVADISDEKFGASTSGTALAYKLQAMSNLALSFQRKFESALRTRYSLFFSVQTNFPESESDKWKELEFHFARNQPKNLKEEAETATMLLNVTSEETALSALSIVPDVRAEIDRIETENKEKMDNESFDITPAKEVVEEV
- a CDS encoding nucleotide modification associated domain-containing protein: MEPHDNVKDIIESISENNEELFHKIIQELEQTYLAKNADYGNSFEQSLDEFGEVAGVVRIGDKFNRAKNLSKNKANVVDESKIDTLFDMATYCIMQAMWLMKQEG
- a CDS encoding N-6 DNA methylase — encoded protein: MLSISDINNLIGVDESFHASYKLSEILEQKEVREDLFNRFLKKESDLSYDWFTEYFQAEHSDRKGKKQDFTPDGIIKIASGVLGPVDSNADICAGTGGLTIKRYSENKDASFYCEEFSDRAMPFLLFNLAIRNVDATVFHGDSLTREAKSIYKLSKSDIYSDIEKISEIPEINAETTIMNPPYSIPWDAKKERLQEDRFKDYEVLAPKAKADYAFLLQGLHMLKENGVMSIILPHGVLFRGAAEGKIRQKLLELNYIDAVIGLPPKAFIATDIPTVILVLKKNRCNKDVLFIDASKECVKSGSYNVIEQDNVNKILSIYHEREIVDKFSNVITFDEILENDFNLNIPRYVDTFEEEEPIDLTKNLNELQEIDKKIRESEIELASMLSELVSSDVNSSVQEEIDGLSNYFYQRNNHFPRKKTYKGEQLSLL
- a CDS encoding PBSX family phage terminase large subunit; this encodes MTINISIPKPETVFNDYIYDCLFDYSYPTEVHYGGASSGKSHGVVQKVVLKSLQNWEHPRRVLWLRKVASTIKESIFQDVLECLSSFQILEHCKVNMTDRRIELPNKAQFIFKGMDNPEKIKSIKGVSDVVMEEATEFTLDDYTQLTLRTREKKHKDKQIYMMFNPVSKVNWVYSYFFINKQPDAKVYQTTYKHNRFLDERTKQNIELLAQRNEAYYKIYALGEFATLDKLIFPKYERRLLNKDELSHLPSYFGVDFGFVNDPSAFIHLKIDEDNKTIYFIEEYVKKGMLNNELAETIKTLGYSKEVITADSAEKKSIEEMRRNGIERIKPAKKGPDSIIQGINFLQQYDFVVDERCVKLIEELENYTWLKDSKTNEYTNRPIDSYNHVIDATRYAVEAINGKGQIKVQFFKGGL
- a CDS encoding type IV toxin-antitoxin system AbiEi family antitoxin domain-containing protein; the encoded protein is MNSQTAWGIAIRDKVVTFVRENNGATTKEIGEKVGNEAVGQLSRLVETGQLIRTKRGYYEFQAVRVTVK
- a CDS encoding terminase small subunit; this encodes MSELNQRQQAFADEYIITGNAYQSAIRAGYTENYAKNAKEKLVDKGGSVSEYIKEKLKQIQTEKHLTMEEALAITSSIARGEPQIYVSRELDPETQEVLSEELHQHSASSKERNQALEHFYKINGVFTEKRDVDLKNTDINIVIGDKDDD
- a CDS encoding dUTP diphosphatase, whose translation is MNFKKLQTMQEELDNAILSEKPEMTAEERFNQTLVSLDVEIAEIANCSEHFKFWKDNKGKVDEKRFYECKSPYFKEIYYFDRLGSNNEKLTRQQAHKLTLVEECSDALHFILSLANQLEVEIHSDFEFETTNDELFLDLNAQIQHLRTTVNDDIFFKEANVTSLIDIFLSYTKNLGVTTEELEQAYYEKNEINYKRLREGY
- a CDS encoding VRR-NUC domain-containing protein, which codes for MKSEHEIQNEIRLALGKNNCLVFRTNVGKVQMKDGRWFDTGLPKGFTDLMGCRLSDGKIFFIEVKNAKGTVRDAQKIFIDRMKKYGLIAGVARSPEQALKIVLGDNNV
- a CDS encoding transcriptional regulator, translating into MAVKLLDDAELKSLELEFRKHRQFQVNMATIMLGRAWKEDDANFWVKGSGGRNEKALNDLIFKDESIPYQINYLKNQAIENAFSKLSNELKHIVEKYMWGEYSYLKWSEVAEREYVSKSTIYEWRYKILETYAYETGKLV